The genome window AACGCTTCGGCAATCCGTTCATAAACAGACACCGCACCATTCGAAATAATCGTTAACCCGGCTTCAACAGCTGTTTGATAAGACTGCACAGCGGACGCGAATCTTGCTTGCGATAAATAATATTCCCCAAGTGCAAAATCAATAATCGGCTCATTTGGCGCCATTTGTTTGGCTTCTAGTAATTTTTGCTCACTTACTTCAAACAACCCTTGCATTTGATATAAATCAGCTAACACGAGCAAACTTTCAATATATGCTTCGTCTTCTTTATTTACTTTTTCTAAATAGTCTTGCGCAGAATCAATATCGTCTTTCTCAAGTGCGACCTCAGCTGCACGGACAAGTAACTCGCCTTCATCCTTGTATTTTGCTAACAGAAGTTCGTACAAATCTTCCGTTTCATCTAAAAAGCCGAGTGTAAACAATTCTTCTGCTAAATAATATTGTTCTTCATCTGTTCCCGCTTGCACTACTTCATCAAAATACTTCTTCGCAAGCGCCATATCTTCATGCTCTAACGCATGTAACATTTTATTAGCTAATTCCATTTCTGCACCTTCTTTAATAATAAGTCGTTTTTCTATTATACCATTAGTTCGCTTATAAGAAAAAGTGATTGCCTCTCTTAAATAAAATACCAGCGCTGATGTGATTAGCATACAGCACTGGTAGAAGTTGTTATTTTAATAGTGAACGAATATCTTCAAAGAAAGTTGGATACGAAACAGAAACTGCTTCTGGACGTTCTAATTCCACATCGCCTTCCTCAACAAGAAGTGCAGCAATTTGCAGCATCATCCCAATGCGGTGATCGCCGTAACTCGTTACATTGGCCGCATGAAGTGGTGTTTTCCCGCGAATAATTAAGCCGTCTTCGGTTGGCGTAATATCAGCACCCATTTTGTTTAGCTCCGTAGCAACGGCATCGATACGATTCGTTTCTTTGACTTTTAATTCAGCTGCATCTTTAATAATCGTTGTTCCTTCTGCTTGTGTTGCTAAAAGCGCGATAACTGGAATTTCATCAATTAAACGAGGAATAATATCGCCATCAATTTCTGTTCCTTTTAACTTACTCGTTTTGACAACAACAGTGCCCGCTAATTTCCCAGTACTTCTGCTGGAATCTTTGACAACTAAACTGCCACCCATTTGCTTAACCACATCAAAAATTCCAGTTCTAGTAGGATTTAAGCCAACATGAGTTAGTTCAATCTCACTGCCTGGCGTGATTAAACCAGCAACGATAAAGAATGCTGCGGAGGAAACGTCGCCTGGCACTGTCATTTCTTGCCCGGTGAATTTTTGACCGCCTTTGACGCGAATGGTTAAGCCGTCCATTTCAATTTCACCACCAAATTGGCGAATCATATGTTCCGTATGATCACGTGTTTTTTCTTTTTCATGGATAATCGTTTCACCTTCCGCTTGCAAGGCTGCGAAAATAATTGCACTTTTCACTTGTGCACTAGCGACTGGCATATGGTATTCCATTCGTTTTAATGATTGCTTCCCTGTAATCGTAATCGGCGCAAATTCAGAACCGTCTTTACCATGCATTTTTGCCCCCATTTGTTGTAGCGGCAGCATGACGCGGTTCATTGGGCGTTTCGCGATGGATTCGTCCCCTAAAATAACTGTATCAAAATCTCGCCCAGCTAAAATACCCATCATTAAACGAATTGTCGTACCTGAGTTACCAATATCAAGTGGACCATCCGCTTGTTTCAGCCCATCAAAACCAGTGCCATGCACAATAATTTCTTCATCCGTTTCTTCAATTTTCACACCTAATGCTTTGAATGCCTTAATCGTTCCTAGGCAATCATCTGCACGTAAGAAATGACGAATGACCGTTTTTCCTTCTGCAATGGCCCCAAACATAATACTGCGGTGGGACATTGATTTGTCGCCAGGGACTGTGATTGCACCAACCAGCCCTTGTTTATTTGTAATTAATTTCATCGTCATTTCGCTCCTATTCGTAATGGCATGTATAGTTACTTCGTGTTTCAATGCAACGCTTCGCCCGGTCCCTGTCTTCATCCGATTGGAAAGTAATTTGTAACACACCGAAAATATCTTCACGTGTTTCCAAAATCTTGATGTTCGTTAAACTAATTTCTTCTTCGCCTAGATACCTAGTCACCTCAGAGATAACCCCAGGATAATCTGGTACGTCGACAAATAAATCGTAAAAAGATGGAATCGCACCGCCTTGATGAACTGGAAGTGAATCTCGAAATTCTTTTGCCCCATCAAAAAAGGCGTAAATAGAAGTCGCATCTTCACTTTCAAGCATCTCAAGCGCTTGGTTCATACTATCTCGCCAAATCGTCAGCTGTTTCGTTAACGTTTTTTGGTTACTAATAGATATATCCGTCCACATTCTTGGATCAGACGAAGCAACCCGTGTAATATCACGAAATCCTCCAGCTGCTAGACGAAATGCGGCGGGATGTTCTTCAGTAAAACTTTGCGTCTGATTCACTAAAGCGGCTGCCACGATATGCGGTAAGTGGCTCAACATGCCAGTAATTTCATCATGCTCATTTGGTGATAATACTAAGAATTTAGCATTCGTACCAGACAGCCATGTTTTTAGGTCAGTCACGTTGTCTTCTGTCACGTCTTTTGTTGGTGTTAACAAATAATAAGCATTTTCAAACAAAAGTTCTTTGGCAGCACGGACGCCACTTTTATGCGAACCCGCCATTGGGTGCCCGCCAATGAACGTAATACCACTTTCTCTAAGTGCCGTGGATGCTTCCATGATGGTTCCTTTTGTACTACCTGTATCCGTAACAATTACATTTTTCTTTAAACGTAATCCGGGTAAACGTGTTAATAACTGTTCTGTTTCTTTTACTGGACAACAGAAGATAAGTAAATCTGCTTTTGGTCCATCTATTAAAATACTTTCGCCAATTTCGTCAATGACGCCGAGAGACTTTCCAACTTCTAACGAATGATAGGAAACGTCAATCCCGATAATATGTGCTTCTGGGTGTTTGGCTTTAATCGCAAGGGCAATAGAACCGCCAATTAACCCAAGTCCAACAATAACTACTGTCCCTTTCATTCAAAAAACGCCTCCAAACACTTACAATAATTTTTCTAAAAGTGCAATTACCGCACTATTTTCCTCTTCTTTTCCGATCGTAATTCGAACAGCAGTTGGGAAACCAAGCGCCGCGCCAGAACGCGTAATATAGCCATTTTTTTCCAAGTAGCTAAAAATAGTTCTTGCTTCGATTCCTAAATCTATTAAAACAAAGTTGCCATTCGCTGGATATAGTTTTACTTGTTCAAAACGTTTCGCAAACGCTTCGTATTGTTTAATTCCATTTGCATTAGAAATTCTGCATGCCTCAATAAAAGCTTGATCCTTAATTGCTTCAATAGCCAATTTTTGACCAATGCTCGTCGTGTTAAACGGCGGACGTACAATATTAAGTTGATTGATGATTTCTTTATCCGCAATGCCATAACCGACACGGGCACTTGCCAAACCATAAATTTTACTAAAAGTCCGGGTAATAATTAAATTTTTATACCTACGAATTAAATGTTCATGTTTTTCAGGTTGTGGTGTCACATATTCAATGTATGCTTCATCTAAAACAACCAGTACATCATTTGGTACTTTGTCTAAAAACGCTTGAATATCCGCTAATTCAATATAATTCCCAGTTGGGTTATTCGGATTGCAAACCCAAACAATCGTCGTATTGTCATCAATCGCATTCAACATACCATCTAAATCATGCGCACCATCCACAAGTAGCGGAATTTCTCTTACTTCGGCGCCTTCGATTAACGCATTTTGACGATACTGCACAAATGTCGGTGTCGCCATCACTGTATTTTTTGTCGTATCTAGTAAAACCCGCGTCAACAGTTCAATCAGTTCATCCACACCAGCTGTAAAAATCAATTCCTCTTCTTCCAGTTGATAGAAATCAGCGACCACTGTACGCAAGCTAGAAGCCCAACCATCTGGATAAATTTCTGTTTCCACGTTAGAATTTGCTTGAAGAGCCGCCACTTTTGGAGAAGTTCCCAGTGGGTTTTCGTTGGATGACAGTTTGGTAATTTTCGTTAAACCAAGTTCTGCCATCACTTCTTCTTCGCGTTTCCCTGGCTTATAAGAAGATAGACCTGCAAGAGATTTTTTCCATTTCATTACGCATCCCCCTCTTTCACTAAATCTGGGCGCAATACTTTTGCTCCGCGTAAGTAAACATGGTTAATCGCTCCAAGTGGCTTATGTAAATCTGTGAATACCATGAAGCGAATGCACATAGGAAGCGAATTCGGCACCGGAATTTCTTGCATCCCCATAACAGGCACTAGTTCAAATCCAGGTGTTTCACGGACAGCCTTCGCTGGAAAAGCAGCAGAAATATCTTCTGTCACCGTAATAATTACCGATGTAAGTTGCTCACTATTCGTGACTTCATTCTGAGTTAAAATTTCTTCAAATAATTCTTTCGTCGCTGCATAAATTTCTTCAGGTATATTAGTTTCTATTGTCGTTGCCCCTCGAATCGCTCTCAAATGACATTCCCTCCCTTTCGCATCACACGTTTATATGTTTCAAAAATCAAATCATCATCTGCTTTAAAAATAACTGGTTTACCAATTTCTTCGAGTAAAACCATACTTATTTCATTAAAAGTTGTTTTTTTATCATGACGCATATTTTCCAGTATCTTGCTAAATGGAACTGAAGCGTAAAAAGTGGTATCATAGCCCAACTGTTCTAGCCAAGTTTTAAATTCTGCTAAATCGAAATCCAGTCCGTAAATAGTCTCACTCATCGTGAGCGCATAAATCATCCCATAAGTAATCGCCTCGCCGTGTAGCCATTTACCAAAGTTTCCATAAGCTTCTAGCGCATGACCAAATGTGTGACCAAAATTCAAATACGCACGGACGCCTTGCTCGGTTTCATCTTGCGCAACGATATTTGCCTTAATTTCAATTCCGCGTTGTAAAAATGGCGTCAAATCCTTCGTATAAAAGTCTTTCGGCTCCGTAAAGGTATCCATTAAAGCACGTAATAAAGTCAGGTCACTAATGAGCGCATGTTTAATCATTTCCGCAAAACCAGAGCGCAATTCCCGTTCTGGCAAAGTAGCAAAAAACTGCGTATCATAAATGACTGCTTCTGGCTGGTAAAAGTTACCAATCATATTTTTGCCAAGTGGATGATTGATCGCAACCTTGCCACCAACCGCACTATCATGCGCGAGAACCGTCGTAGGAACTTGATAAAATGGAATCCCTCTCATGTACGTAGCGGCCACAAAACCACCTAAATCACCAATAACGCCTCCACCAAAAGCAATTAAAACCGCTTTACGATCAAGACCTGTTTCAATCATTTTTGTCATCACGTCTTCATACACACGGAACGTTTTCGCTTCTTCGCCGTTTGGTGCCACATAATAAGTGACGACAGGTAAATCAGCGAGAACCGCATCAAGTTTCGCTTTATGAAGTTCCGCCACGTGTCCGTCTGTTAAGACAAACACGTGAGAAAATTTAGCAAGGTTCTTTGTCCATTTTTCGCGGATGTCTTCTAATGCGAATTCATTAATATATACTGGATATGTTTTACTTTTAGCACGGACTGTAATTTCTGGCATGTTTAAAACTCCTTCGTTAAGTTTCGGTGTTCCTCCACATGTTTTTTAAGCGTATCAAAACGATCACCATCAAATTTTTCTAAAACAGCTACTGCAACTTCCCAAGCGACAACAGCTTCAGCTACTACGCTTGCAGCAGGTACTGCACAACTATCCGAACGTTCTACACTTGCATTAAACGTTTCTTTTGAATCAATATCCACGCTTTGAAGTGGTTTGTATAATGTTGGAATTGGCTTCATTACGCCGCGAACAACGATTGGCATACCATTGGTCATTCCGCCTTCGAAACCACCAAGATTGTTTGTACGTCTAGTGTAGCCATCTTCTTTACTCCATAAAATTTCATCCATCACTTCGCTACCAGGTTTTCTAGCGGCTTCAAAACCGACACCGAATTCAGCACCTTTAAATGCATTGATACTTACAATCGCGCGAGCAATTTTCGCATCTAATTTTTTGTCCCATTGTACGTAACTACCAAGTCCAGCTGGCACGCCGCCAACAACAACTTCAACAATTCCACCAATTGTGTCGCCATTTTTCTTCGCGTCATCAATTTTTTGCATCATTTCTTCTGCAGCCACGCCGTCTAGACAACGAACTGGGGAAGCTTCGGATGTTTCTTGGATTTCTGCAACCGCGTAATCACGTGTTAAATTCGCACGCGTTCCGCCAATTTCAAGTACATGGCCGGCAACTTCAATGCCAAGTTCGTGCAATAGTTTTTTCGCTACTGCTCCTGCTGCCACGCGAACAGTCGTTTCGCGCGCGCTAGAACGTTCTAGTACATTACGCATATCGTTATGACCATATTTCATGCCGCCAACCAAATCCGCATGTCCAGGACGTGGACGGGATACGCGACGAGACTTTTCATTTTTTTCTGGAACTGGTTCAATGCTCATAACCGTTTCCCAATGCTTCCAGTCTTTATTTTCAACAAACATTGCTACGGGTGCGCCTAATGTTTTTCCGTGACGAATTCCTGCCGTGATTTGTACTTGGTCTTTTTCGATACGCATCCGCGCCCCACGACCATGCCCACCTTGTCTTCTTTTTAGTTCTTTGTTTACATCTTCTGCTAGTAGAGGCATTCCTGCTGGTAACCCCTCAATAATTGTTGTAAGCCCCGGTCCGTGTGATTCTCCTGCCGTTAAGTATCTCATCTGCTCATCTCTCCTTTTTCTATTTCAGCTAGATTTTCTAGCGTTTATATTTTAGCGCTTTAAAGTATATGTGTAATATCTTAACATATGAGAAGCTAGAACACAATACTTTCGTTTCATTCTTTCATCTTACCAAAAAACGGCATTAAATGGTAATTTCTCTATGAAAAAAGAGCCTAGGTTTCCCTAAACTCTATACTATGCTAAATCCAAGTGTCGACTGCTTTTTGATAGCTTAAAATTTCGTCCGGTGCAAAAAACAACTGAATTTCCCGCTGCGCACTTTCTGGGCTATCCGATCCATGAATCACATTTCGATTTGTATGTATCGCATAATCTGCACGAATTGTTCCGGGGTCAGCTTCTAACGGATTTGTTTTCCCCATCATCCGACGTGCCGTTGCAATCGCATCGTCTCCTTCTAGCACCATCGCAAACACCGGCCCTGAAGTAATAAATCCAATTAAATCCTCGAAAAAAGATTTTCCAATATGTTCCGCGTAATGTTTTTCTGCTAGTTCGCGGTCGATTTGCATTAATTTTCCAGCAACTATTTTTAAGCCTTTTTTCTCTATTCTTGTGACAATTTCACCAATAAGTCCTCGTTCTACACTATCCGGTTTAACCATTACATAAGTTTGTTCCATAAAGAATCCTCCCTCACGTTAATAATTTCTTTTATCTAAAACACGAACGATTTGTTTTAATGGTTTTAATTCAGGAACTTGCGGCAAAGAATCTAATATTTCTACTGCTTTTTTCAAGTAGGTTGTTGCGACATCTTCGGCCTGTTTTGCTCCTGTTTTTTTGACTTCTTCCACTAAAACAGCGATCTCTTCTGCTGGAGTTTCCTCTGTAATCTGGCTGATGCGTTTTTTAAGAAAAGGATCTTCCATTGCAAAAAATACTGGCAATGTGACATTCCCTTGTCTTAAATCTTCTCCAGCTGGCTTACCAAGTTCTTTTTCTGTTCCAACAAAATCAAGTACATCATCCGTAATTTGAAACGCCATGCCAACATAATAACCAAAACGATATAACTTCTGATAATCGGCTTCACTTTGACCAGAAACAACGCCACCAAGCCCACAGCTAGCTGCAATGAGTAAAGCTGTTTTCCGTTTAATTCGGCGTAAATAATTACGCACACTTTGGTCAAAATTATATTTATCTTTTAATTGCTCGATTTCGCCTGTAGAAAGCTCCACCGTAACATGAGATAACATTTTGTGCGCAGCAACGTCTTTAATTTCCGTCATATATTCCAGTGACTTAGCAAACAAAAAGTCACCAGTATACATCGCAATATGGTTGCCCCACTTCGATTTAATTGTCTCGCGTCCGCGTCTTAAATCCGCATCATCCACCACATCATCATGCACAATCGATGCCATATGAATTAATTCAATCGCCACACTGGCGTTTTTCACTGCGTTAAAATCAGCATTAGCAGCAAGACGTGCGGATAAACAAACGAACATCGGT of Listeria monocytogenes contains these proteins:
- the aroA gene encoding 3-phosphoshikimate 1-carboxyvinyltransferase — translated: MKLITNKQGLVGAITVPGDKSMSHRSIMFGAIAEGKTVIRHFLRADDCLGTIKAFKALGVKIEETDEEIIVHGTGFDGLKQADGPLDIGNSGTTIRLMMGILAGRDFDTVILGDESIAKRPMNRVMLPLQQMGAKMHGKDGSEFAPITITGKQSLKRMEYHMPVASAQVKSAIIFAALQAEGETIIHEKEKTRDHTEHMIRQFGGEIEMDGLTIRVKGGQKFTGQEMTVPGDVSSAAFFIVAGLITPGSEIELTHVGLNPTRTGIFDVVKQMGGSLVVKDSSRSTGKLAGTVVVKTSKLKGTEIDGDIIPRLIDEIPVIALLATQAEGTTIIKDAAELKVKETNRIDAVATELNKMGADITPTEDGLIIRGKTPLHAANVTSYGDHRIGMMLQIAALLVEEGDVELERPEAVSVSYPTFFEDIRSLLK
- a CDS encoding prephenate dehydrogenase, which translates into the protein MKGTVVIVGLGLIGGSIALAIKAKHPEAHIIGIDVSYHSLEVGKSLGVIDEIGESILIDGPKADLLIFCCPVKETEQLLTRLPGLRLKKNVIVTDTGSTKGTIMEASTALRESGITFIGGHPMAGSHKSGVRAAKELLFENAYYLLTPTKDVTEDNVTDLKTWLSGTNAKFLVLSPNEHDEITGMLSHLPHIVAAALVNQTQSFTEEHPAAFRLAAGGFRDITRVASSDPRMWTDISISNQKTLTKQLTIWRDSMNQALEMLESEDATSIYAFFDGAKEFRDSLPVHQGGAIPSFYDLFVDVPDYPGVISEVTRYLGEEEISLTNIKILETREDIFGVLQITFQSDEDRDRAKRCIETRSNYTCHYE
- the hisC gene encoding histidinol-phosphate transaminase — its product is MKWKKSLAGLSSYKPGKREEEVMAELGLTKITKLSSNENPLGTSPKVAALQANSNVETEIYPDGWASSLRTVVADFYQLEEEELIFTAGVDELIELLTRVLLDTTKNTVMATPTFVQYRQNALIEGAEVREIPLLVDGAHDLDGMLNAIDDNTTIVWVCNPNNPTGNYIELADIQAFLDKVPNDVLVVLDEAYIEYVTPQPEKHEHLIRRYKNLIITRTFSKIYGLASARVGYGIADKEIINQLNIVRPPFNTTSIGQKLAIEAIKDQAFIEACRISNANGIKQYEAFAKRFEQVKLYPANGNFVLIDLGIEARTIFSYLEKNGYITRSGAALGFPTAVRITIGKEEENSAVIALLEKLL
- the aroH gene encoding chorismate mutase; the protein is MRAIRGATTIETNIPEEIYAATKELFEEILTQNEVTNSEQLTSVIITVTEDISAAFPAKAVRETPGFELVPVMGMQEIPVPNSLPMCIRFMVFTDLHKPLGAINHVYLRGAKVLRPDLVKEGDA
- the aroB gene encoding 3-dehydroquinate synthase codes for the protein MPEITVRAKSKTYPVYINEFALEDIREKWTKNLAKFSHVFVLTDGHVAELHKAKLDAVLADLPVVTYYVAPNGEEAKTFRVYEDVMTKMIETGLDRKAVLIAFGGGVIGDLGGFVAATYMRGIPFYQVPTTVLAHDSAVGGKVAINHPLGKNMIGNFYQPEAVIYDTQFFATLPERELRSGFAEMIKHALISDLTLLRALMDTFTEPKDFYTKDLTPFLQRGIEIKANIVAQDETEQGVRAYLNFGHTFGHALEAYGNFGKWLHGEAITYGMIYALTMSETIYGLDFDLAEFKTWLEQLGYDTTFYASVPFSKILENMRHDKKTTFNEISMVLLEEIGKPVIFKADDDLIFETYKRVMRKGGNVI
- the aroC gene encoding chorismate synthase; the encoded protein is MRYLTAGESHGPGLTTIIEGLPAGMPLLAEDVNKELKRRQGGHGRGARMRIEKDQVQITAGIRHGKTLGAPVAMFVENKDWKHWETVMSIEPVPEKNEKSRRVSRPRPGHADLVGGMKYGHNDMRNVLERSSARETTVRVAAGAVAKKLLHELGIEVAGHVLEIGGTRANLTRDYAVAEIQETSEASPVRCLDGVAAEEMMQKIDDAKKNGDTIGGIVEVVVGGVPAGLGSYVQWDKKLDAKIARAIVSINAFKGAEFGVGFEAARKPGSEVMDEILWSKEDGYTRRTNNLGGFEGGMTNGMPIVVRGVMKPIPTLYKPLQSVDIDSKETFNASVERSDSCAVPAASVVAEAVVAWEVAVAVLEKFDGDRFDTLKKHVEEHRNLTKEF
- the ndk gene encoding nucleoside-diphosphate kinase, which codes for MEQTYVMVKPDSVERGLIGEIVTRIEKKGLKIVAGKLMQIDRELAEKHYAEHIGKSFFEDLIGFITSGPVFAMVLEGDDAIATARRMMGKTNPLEADPGTIRADYAIHTNRNVIHGSDSPESAQREIQLFFAPDEILSYQKAVDTWI
- the hepT gene encoding heptaprenyl diphosphate synthase component II yields the protein MKLNFLYANMQKDIDSVEKELKKALSGAAADTTSAAALHLLEAGGKRIRPMFVCLSARLAANADFNAVKNASVAIELIHMASIVHDDVVDDADLRRGRETIKSKWGNHIAMYTGDFLFAKSLEYMTEIKDVAAHKMLSHVTVELSTGEIEQLKDKYNFDQSVRNYLRRIKRKTALLIAASCGLGGVVSGQSEADYQKLYRFGYYVGMAFQITDDVLDFVGTEKELGKPAGEDLRQGNVTLPVFFAMEDPFLKKRISQITEETPAEEIAVLVEEVKKTGAKQAEDVATTYLKKAVEILDSLPQVPELKPLKQIVRVLDKRNY